A region of Stigmatopora nigra isolate UIUO_SnigA chromosome 6, RoL_Snig_1.1, whole genome shotgun sequence DNA encodes the following proteins:
- the LOC144198177 gene encoding adhesion G protein-coupled receptor E5-like isoform X2 — MQEEDICGSKGSCKNTIGGYWCICEKGYTNYGIERTLCFQLNCTTFDASRGNSQYNSGLADLLSIMRNSCMALANPDPSNENKVDGDALLERLLTASETVLSSPDMDTSEDMYMLLSTMEDSIKLIGPQLRNDNTTMGSNQTAVKIAVRRGRSPPTGPLHLWTENSTLDTDWSTAAGTGPYPGFAMAALLNYHNLEKSVNHSYDQLHGFEKDDVQPTFEIFSRVVSVVVSNPSTHNLSQSITLTLRHLEDKSEASYICAYWNNRGAWAVDGCRHQKSNATHTVCRCEHLSSFAVLMAHYPIDQSFATQLITKIGLILSLLCLSICIFTFKFCRSIQGTRTTIHLHLCICLFIADLIFLAGISQTKPEGGCRFIAAVLHLFFMGVFTWMLLEGVQLYRMVVLVFDASIRPLYLILFGYVTPLFVVILTAIIRPKGYGTKEHCWLSLKDGLIWSFYGPVCVIIFLNVFFFIVTVWKLAQKFSSLNPDLSKLNKLKAFTVTAIAQMCILGLMWVFGVFLFRRGNTVVEYIFIALNTLQGALIFVMHCLLSKQVREEYYNFFSCICVPKKRYSDFSSTNPSSSHSHGSRSGHNTGESNI; from the exons ATGCAAGAAGAAGACATCTGTGGAAGTAAAGGAAGTTGTAAAAATACTATTGGAGGTTACTGGTGCATTTGTGAAAAGGGATATACCAACTATGGCATTGAAAGGACCCTTTGCTTTC AACTGAATTGCACAACCTTTGATGCAAGCAGGGGAAATTCACAG TATAACAGTGGCTTGGCAGATCTGTTGTCTATAATGAGAAACAGCTGTATGGCTCTGGCTAATCCAGATCCCAGCAATGAAAATAAAGTGGATGGAGATGCGCTACTGGAG AGACTTTTGACAGCATCCGAGACTGTCCTATCATCACCCGACATGGACACAAGCGAAGACATGTATATGCTCCTTAGTACTATGGAAGACTCCATCAAACTCATTGGTCCACAGCTCAGAAATGATAACACCACAATGGGCTCAAACCAGACAG CTGTAAAGATTGCAGTGCGGAGAGGAAGGTCTCCGCCAACTGGACCACTTCATCTGTGGACAGAAAACTCGACACTTGATACCGACTGGTCAACAGCCGCTGGAACAGGACCATATCCTG GCTTTGCTATGGCTGCCTTGTTGAACTACCATAACCTGGAGAAATCTGTTAACCACTCCTATGACCAGCTCCATGGATTTGAAAAGGATGATGTTCAACCGACTTTTGAAATTTTCTCCCGGGTTGTGTCTGTTGTGGTGTCCAACCCATCCACTCATAATCTGAGCCAATCAATCACCCTTACACTCAGGCATCTTGAG GACAAATCAGAGGCAAGCTACATATGTGCATACTGGAATAATAGGGGTGCCTGGGCCGTGGACGGCTGCCGTCATCAGAAATCAAATGCCACCCACACTGTGTGTCGATGTGAACATCTCAGTAGTTTTGCCGTGTTGATGGCTCACTATCCCATAGAT CAATCCTTTGCGACCCAGCTGATAACAAAAATTGGACTGATCCTCTCTCTTTTGTGCCTGAGTATTTGCATCTTTACATTCAAGTTCTGCCGCTCAATACAAGGaacacggacaaccattcacctgCACCTTTGCATCTGCCTATTTATTGCTGACCTCATCTTCCTGGCCGGCATTTCCCAAACAAAACCTGAG ggCGGCTGCAGGTTTATTGCTGCTGTTCTCCATCTTTTCTTCATGGGGGTGTTTACATGGATGCTGCTTGAAGGGGTGCAGCTGTATCGTATGGTGGTCCTGGTATTTGATGCCAGTATTCGACCCCTATACTTAATCCTCTTTGGATATGTGACACCCTTGTTTGTTGTCATTCTAACGGCCATCATCAGACCCAAAGGATATGGCACCAAAGAGCA CTGTTGGCTTTCCCTCAAAGACGGCCTCATCTGGAGTTTCTATGGGCCTGTGTGCGTCATCATCTTCCTCAATGTCTTCTTCTTCATCGTCACTGTCTGGAAGCTGGCCCAAAAGTTCAGCAGCCTAAACCCAGACTTATCCAAGCTCAACAAATTAAA AGCTTTCACGGTTACAGCCATTGCCCAAATGTGCATCCTGGGACTCATGTGGGTATTTGGAGTCTTTTTGTTTCGCAGGGGAAACACAGTGGTGGAATACATATTCATTGCCTTAAACACTCTGCAAGGAGCATTGATCTTCGTCATGCACTGTCTTTTATCCAAACAG
- the LOC144198177 gene encoding adhesion G protein-coupled receptor E5-like isoform X1, translating into MGGAKKLLLFLGMMYTIKRCLSVCGSGMEMEESICADVNECRESPGQCGEHTLCFNTNGSYYCQCEPGFTNINGNANFTGVQGQCEDKIECNIDTEICGHMAVCINTIGSFRCDCKSGYTKNSTNGGCRDIDECEEAKMQEEDICGSKGSCKNTIGGYWCICEKGYTNYGIERTLCFQLNCTTFDASRGNSQYNSGLADLLSIMRNSCMALANPDPSNENKVDGDALLERLLTASETVLSSPDMDTSEDMYMLLSTMEDSIKLIGPQLRNDNTTMGSNQTAVKIAVRRGRSPPTGPLHLWTENSTLDTDWSTAAGTGPYPGFAMAALLNYHNLEKSVNHSYDQLHGFEKDDVQPTFEIFSRVVSVVVSNPSTHNLSQSITLTLRHLEDKSEASYICAYWNNRGAWAVDGCRHQKSNATHTVCRCEHLSSFAVLMAHYPIDQSFATQLITKIGLILSLLCLSICIFTFKFCRSIQGTRTTIHLHLCICLFIADLIFLAGISQTKPEGGCRFIAAVLHLFFMGVFTWMLLEGVQLYRMVVLVFDASIRPLYLILFGYVTPLFVVILTAIIRPKGYGTKEHCWLSLKDGLIWSFYGPVCVIIFLNVFFFIVTVWKLAQKFSSLNPDLSKLNKLKAFTVTAIAQMCILGLMWVFGVFLFRRGNTVVEYIFIALNTLQGALIFVMHCLLSKQVREEYYNFFSCICVPKKRYSDFSSTNPSSSHSHGSRSGHNTGESNI; encoded by the exons ATGGGGGGAGCAAAAAAACTTCTCCTTTTTCTTG GAATGATGTACACAATTAAGAGATGCTTGTCTGTATGTGGCAGTGGCATGGAAATGGAAGAGAGCATATGTGCTG ATGTGAATGAGTGTCGAGAATCCCCAGGACAGTGTGGTGAGCATACACTTTGCTTCAACACGAATGGCAGCTACTACTGTCAGTGTGAGCCTGGCTTCACCAACATAAATGGAAACGCGAACTTCACTGGGGTTCAAGGACAGTGTGAAG ATAAGATTGAGTGTAACATCGATACAGAGATCTGCGGTCACATGGCTGTGTGTATTAACACTATTGGGAGCTTCAGATGTGACTGCAAATCGGGGTACACCAAAAACAGCACAAATGGAGGCTGCAGAG ACATTGACGAATGTGAGGAAGCTAAAATGCAAGAAGAAGACATCTGTGGAAGTAAAGGAAGTTGTAAAAATACTATTGGAGGTTACTGGTGCATTTGTGAAAAGGGATATACCAACTATGGCATTGAAAGGACCCTTTGCTTTC AACTGAATTGCACAACCTTTGATGCAAGCAGGGGAAATTCACAG TATAACAGTGGCTTGGCAGATCTGTTGTCTATAATGAGAAACAGCTGTATGGCTCTGGCTAATCCAGATCCCAGCAATGAAAATAAAGTGGATGGAGATGCGCTACTGGAG AGACTTTTGACAGCATCCGAGACTGTCCTATCATCACCCGACATGGACACAAGCGAAGACATGTATATGCTCCTTAGTACTATGGAAGACTCCATCAAACTCATTGGTCCACAGCTCAGAAATGATAACACCACAATGGGCTCAAACCAGACAG CTGTAAAGATTGCAGTGCGGAGAGGAAGGTCTCCGCCAACTGGACCACTTCATCTGTGGACAGAAAACTCGACACTTGATACCGACTGGTCAACAGCCGCTGGAACAGGACCATATCCTG GCTTTGCTATGGCTGCCTTGTTGAACTACCATAACCTGGAGAAATCTGTTAACCACTCCTATGACCAGCTCCATGGATTTGAAAAGGATGATGTTCAACCGACTTTTGAAATTTTCTCCCGGGTTGTGTCTGTTGTGGTGTCCAACCCATCCACTCATAATCTGAGCCAATCAATCACCCTTACACTCAGGCATCTTGAG GACAAATCAGAGGCAAGCTACATATGTGCATACTGGAATAATAGGGGTGCCTGGGCCGTGGACGGCTGCCGTCATCAGAAATCAAATGCCACCCACACTGTGTGTCGATGTGAACATCTCAGTAGTTTTGCCGTGTTGATGGCTCACTATCCCATAGAT CAATCCTTTGCGACCCAGCTGATAACAAAAATTGGACTGATCCTCTCTCTTTTGTGCCTGAGTATTTGCATCTTTACATTCAAGTTCTGCCGCTCAATACAAGGaacacggacaaccattcacctgCACCTTTGCATCTGCCTATTTATTGCTGACCTCATCTTCCTGGCCGGCATTTCCCAAACAAAACCTGAG ggCGGCTGCAGGTTTATTGCTGCTGTTCTCCATCTTTTCTTCATGGGGGTGTTTACATGGATGCTGCTTGAAGGGGTGCAGCTGTATCGTATGGTGGTCCTGGTATTTGATGCCAGTATTCGACCCCTATACTTAATCCTCTTTGGATATGTGACACCCTTGTTTGTTGTCATTCTAACGGCCATCATCAGACCCAAAGGATATGGCACCAAAGAGCA CTGTTGGCTTTCCCTCAAAGACGGCCTCATCTGGAGTTTCTATGGGCCTGTGTGCGTCATCATCTTCCTCAATGTCTTCTTCTTCATCGTCACTGTCTGGAAGCTGGCCCAAAAGTTCAGCAGCCTAAACCCAGACTTATCCAAGCTCAACAAATTAAA AGCTTTCACGGTTACAGCCATTGCCCAAATGTGCATCCTGGGACTCATGTGGGTATTTGGAGTCTTTTTGTTTCGCAGGGGAAACACAGTGGTGGAATACATATTCATTGCCTTAAACACTCTGCAAGGAGCATTGATCTTCGTCATGCACTGTCTTTTATCCAAACAG